The proteins below come from a single Corylus avellana chromosome ca3, CavTom2PMs-1.0 genomic window:
- the LOC132175820 gene encoding uncharacterized protein LOC132175820, which produces MEEGRGGLKHVCKFCSKRFPCGRSLGGHMRSHLTINSTETEEKLSKIKVSSFNNGRNQTNAEMGLEAGIYTGYGLRENPKKTRRLADSSEETSLYEKLCKECGKKFLSWKALFGHMKCHSEKEKGCISLEDQDSWISASHKLVMDSQSDNESDNPSRRRRSERRTRYMATATSSSFSIANGNSSSVSDIEQEQEEVAMCLMMLSRDVGHWGGLNSAAESSDNNSVYLEALESFQTNRISKIDGKTFVCNGSETVKVKKFSDKNSEDLKGRRSEFCAPGNSRSRSRKNKAEASTDGFFKNDHFGFEDSEVELGKNFSKETALSQAQLASIKFNSSKRKFLDSYDPELRSESLKTLTTNSMDSEICKNSNKRSKFECTTCNRTFHSYQALGGHRASHKKIKGCFASKIESSENSIETVQHSPHPTADSKLIKFCKNENPIDQEIPAGCAEKRQKTTGSKKSNKGHECPICFKVFPSGQALGGHKRSHLVGGSEARNNATIVIQKAAAPETRDFLDLNLPAPVEEESNNGRVGFAPWWVGSTHKHEALVGLISN; this is translated from the coding sequence ATGGAGGAAGGTCGAGGAGGATTAAAGCACGTATGCAAGTTCTGCAGCAAGCGCTTCCCCTGTGGTAGATCATTGGGCGGTCACATGAGGTCTCATTTGACCATTAATTCGACAGAAACAGAGGAAAAACTGAGCAAAATAAAAGTCTCCTCTTTCAACAATGGTAGAAACCAGACTAATGCTGAGATGGGTTTGGAAGCTGGGATTTACACTGGTTATGGCCTTAGAGAGAACCCCAAGAAGACTAGGAGGCTTGCTGATTCAAGCGAAGAGACTTCGCTCTATGAAAAGTTATGCAAAGAATGTGGTAAGAAGTTTCTTTCTTGGAAAGCTCTGTTTGGTCACATGAAATGTCActcagagaaagaaaaaggttgtATTAGCTTGGAGGATCAAGACTCGTGGATCAGTGCTAGCCACAAGCTCGTCATGGACAGCCAATCCGACAATGAATCCGACAATCCAAGTCGGAGGAGGAGATCGGAAAGAAGAACAAGGTACATGGCAACTGcaacctcttcttctttctctatagCCAATGGTAATTCCTCCTCTGTTTCTGATATTGAgcaagaacaagaagaggttGCTATGTGCTTGATGATGCTTTCTAGGGATGTGGGTCATTGGGGTGGTTTGAATTCTGCTGCAGAGTCTTCTGATAATAATTCTGTCTACTTAGAAGCTCTTGAATCTTTTCAAACTAACCGGATTTCTAAAATCGATGGCAAGACTTTTGTCTGCAATGGTAGTGAAACTGTGAAAGTGAAGAAATTTAGTGATAAGAATTCTGAGGATCTCAAAGGGAGAAGGTCAGAATTCTGTGCTCCTGGCAATTCCAGAAGTCGCTCTAGAAAGAACAAAGCTGAAGCTTCCACTGATGGGTTTTTCAAGAATGATCATTTCGGATTTGAGGATTCTGAAGTTGAATTGGGGAAGAATTTCTCCAAGGAAACTGCATTAAGTCAAGCTCAATTGGCTTCAATCAAGTTTAACTCAAGCAAGAGAAAGTTCCTTGATTCCTATGATCCTGAATTGAGGTCAGAGTCCTTGAAAACTTTGACTACCAATTCTATGGATTCTGAAATCTGCAAGAATTCCAATAAGAGGAGTAAATTTGAGTGTACTACTTGCAACAGAACCTTCCACTCATACCAAGCTCTTGGTGGGCACAGAGCTAGCCATAAAAAGATCAAAGGTTGCTTTGCTTCAAAAATTGAGAGCAGTGAAAATAGCATAGAAACTGTTCAACACTCTCCTCACCCTACAGCCGATAGTAAGCTCATCAAGTTCTGCAAAAATGAGAACCCCATTGACCAAGAAATACCAGCTGGTTGTGCTGAAAAGAGACAGAAAACTACAGGGTCCAAGAAGAGTAATAAGGGGCATGAGTGCCCAATTTGCTTCAAAGTTTTTCCATCAGGCCAAGCCTTGGGAGGTCACAAAAGATCCCACTTGGTTGGTGGCTCTGAGGCTAGAAACAATGCCACCATTGTAATCCAGAAGGCAGCGGCTCCAGAAACTCGGGACTTCCTTGATCTCAATCTCCCTGCTCCTGTCGAAGAAGAGAGCAATAAtggtcgtgtcgggttcgcgccGTGGTGGGTAGGAAGCACCCACAAGCACGAGGCCCTAGTCGGTTTGATCTCTAACTGA
- the LOC132175319 gene encoding uncharacterized protein LOC132175319 translates to MVQKRRFDDDEVLEVSSKLPRQLGHSNQLVSFSESVFPEDTPQIPHKLEGGFGKGNAEVDEKLSNGIFTELPSAEDTEASVPGCISISSWATSSTSEEDFWLGAPVHGSCFPDYFHAERPTRTLSREYIYSILLDGPPRKRVPIGPNHQADIPAWSSQGTKATSNHLDTSEAISDSNPISGDEDEKRLMGTCVIPMPDLELSSCNGVKVGNGRIDCSCEDGGSVRCVRQHIMEAREKLLKNIGLERFVELGFDDMGEHVTQKWNEEEEYLFNEIVFSNLASLGKNFWKNLSIVFSSRTKKEIVSYYFNVFMLRRRAEQNRRVPMNIDSDNDEWQGSDDYGDNELGMTEEDEDSVVESPLYHDDPGSDRSREDDLQENDKDAADGTCDNNVDIASGEGVTNVSEASPKKLPGNCGSSPSILLQDKTPLDESGDGEVQDDSCTSSDSGVASQVTQAKSANGNHWPSGINGLSSGVGHEYMVEPCDTKVWDARFMPCPKNKVDLLSTCSMIEEIFGDGQNLS, encoded by the coding sequence AGGGTGGATTTGGGAAAGGTAATGCTGAAGTTGATGAGAAGCTCTCAAATGGCATATTTACTGAACTTCCAAGTGCCGAGGACACTGAAGCCAGTGTTCCTGGATGCATTTCCATCTCCTCTTGGGCCACCAGCAGTACAAGTGAAGAAGATTTTTGGTTGGGGGCACCAGTTCATGGATCTTGTTTCCCAGACTATTTTCATGCCGAGCGTCCAACAAGGACATTATCTCGCGAGTATATCTATTCTATACTTTTGGATGGTCCTCCTCGAAAACGTGTTCCTATTGGACCCAATCATCAAGCTGATATTCCAGCATGGAGTTCACAGGGTACCAAGGCTACTTCAAATCATTTAGATACATCGGAAGCAATTTCAGACTCCAACCCCATCAGTGGGGATGAAGATGAGAAGAGACTGATGGGGACCTGTGTCATTCCAATGCCTGATTTGGAATTGTCTTCATGCAACGGTGTCAAAGTTGGAAATGGTAGAATTGATTGCAGCTGTGAGGATGGGGGTTCTGTTAGATGTGTCAGGCAGCACATTATGGAAGCAAGGGAGAAACTTTTGAAGAACATTGGGCTAGAAAGATTTGTGGAGCTGGGGTTTGATGACATGGGAGAGCATGTGACACAGAAATGGAATGAAGAGGAGGAGTatttgtttaatgaaattgtcTTCTCGAATCTAGCATCGTTGGGTAAGAATTTCTGGAAAAATCTCTCTATTGTCTTCTCCTCCCGAACGAAAAAGGAGATTGTTAGTTACTACTTCAATGTCTTTATGCTTCGGAGGAGGGCCGAGCAGAACAGACGTGTCCCAATGAACATCGATAGTGACAATGATGAATGGCAGGGGAGTGATGATTATGGTGACAATGAACTTGGAATGACAGAGGAAGATGAGGACTCTGTTGTTGAGTCTCCTTTATATCACGATGATCCAGGTTCTGATCGGAGCAGGGAAGATGATTTGCAAGAGAATGATAAGGATGCTGCAGATGGAACCTGTGATAATAATGTAGATATTGCTAGTGGAGAGGGTGTCACCAACGTTTCAGAAGCAAGCCCTAAGAAGTTGCCTGGCAACTGTGGTTCCAGTCCCTCAATTCTGCTTCAGGATAAAACTCCTTTGGATGAAAGTGGAGATGGGGAAGTCCAAGATGATTCGTGCACATCCTCGGATTCGGGGGTTGCCTCACAAGTGACGCAGGCAAAGTCTGCAAACGGCAATCACTGGCCGAGTGGCATTAACGGGTTAAGCAGCGGGGTTGGCCATGAATATATGGTGGAGCCTTGCGACACGAAAGTTTGGGATGCCAGGTTTATGCCTTGCCCTAAGAATAAAGTTGACTTATTGTCAACTTGCAGTATGATTGAAGAGATTTTTGGAGATGGTCAGAACTTGAGCTAG
- the LOC132175600 gene encoding uncharacterized protein LOC132175600 isoform X1, whose translation MWVNLQWIPEDWICESCLSNNIVSLEASRKKDTIRTMPLDSPDVVCHESIHTLGPSSRGRASSRRQKTVETGKVKFIPTEEVIRLSSRATEKGNPLRLKIHDSVGPSGLVKFPRHGGVHSMTNQQTPKALKKLEEPKAPVTFTKEYGRKEHLVAAFASAKVVQTFETNVEKATNKASCASSPSKKCLPVVSTGKGPLIAATEELVMKKPLMEALIPAKEVETSNMKTQNAINKASHTPSPSRHSSPIVNSEKLALVDLEEDISGELPMDPPIAKEHETSTMKTGSNTNKASCTFSPLMHTSPIVTPGGNFKAVAECKNSAVEERDLLNILPKFKLCHNNLPSLHVTWKGDFLFTATPIKSYGGLQARPPFTVSRKALEFSKRMPPVLQVQLLPRCQMWAELFQNNCPDLNDIALYFFPADNIERSKGNIACLIELMEVQSSMMRSCIDGVELLIFTSKQLHMDSQVAEYFLWGVFHAVENNQTLDKSDEEGTPFISPLECVSNDPTSMENGEAVDMEIDMVGGENVGRVDIVVSKDASTRLSGISEEETVTGSTLKTSEKKILNVSALSSGDIDKTRSDFSLELPLQSSNGKRFTVDEFGVPRFTVDQLGIPRGFEKIARTKLKDTSCQIIMTTEKPLLVSERTKVSVKKEIYFLRQSQD comes from the exons ATGTGGGTTAATCTCCAATGGATCCCAGAAGACTGGATTTGTGAATCATGTTTGTCAAACAACATAGTTTCATTAGAAGCTAGTAGGAAGAAAGACACGATAAGAACCATGCCATTGGATTCTCCTGACGTTGTTTGCCATGAAAGTATTCATACATTAGGTCCCAGTTCACGGGGGCGGGCTTCTTCTAGAAGGCAAAAGACAGTTGAAACTGGCAAAGTGAAGTTCATTCCTACTGAGGAAGTAATTAGGCTGTCATCAAGAGCCACTGAAAAAGGAAATCCTTTAAGGTTAAAAATACATGATAGTGTTGGACCTTCAGGACTTGTGAAGTTTCCTAGGCATGGTGGAGTGCATTCAATGACTAATCAACAGACGCctaaagcattaaaaaaattagaag AACCAAAGGCTCCAGTCACTTTCACAAAGGAATATGGTCGCAAGGAACACCTGGTAGCTGCCTTTGCATCTGCTAAAGTAGTTCAAACCTTTGAAACTAATGTGGAGAAGGCTACAAATAAAGCATCATGTGCATCTTCACCATCAAAAAAATGTCTGCCTGTTGTCAGTACAG GGAAAGGGCCTCTTATAGCTGCTACAGAAGAGCTTGTTATGAAGAAACCATTGATGGAAGCTCTTATTCCTGCCAAAGAAGTTGAAACTTCTAATATGAAGACACAGAATGCTATAAATAAAGCATCACATACACCTTCACCATCAAGACATTCTTCACCTATTGTCAACTCAG AAAAACTGGCTCTCGTGGATTTGGAGGAGGATATTTCTGGAGAACTACCAATGGATCCCCCAATTGCTAAAGAACATGAAACTTCTACAATGAAGACAGGGAGCAATACAAACAAAGCATCATGCACATTTTCACCACTGATGCATACTTCGCCAATTGTCACTCCAG GTGGTAACTTCAAAGCTGTTGCTGAATGTAAGAACTCTGCTGTTGAAGAAAGAGACTTGCTGAATATTTTACCCAAATTCAAGCTATGTCATAATAATCTCCCGTCTCTACATGTTACTTGGAA GGGAGACTTTCTTTTTACTGCTACACCTATTAAATCTTATGGTGGTCTCCAGGCTCGACCTCCATTTACTGTCAGTCGGAAAGCCTTGGAGTTTTCAAAAAGAATGCCTCCAGTCCTTCAGGTTCAGCTGCTTCCTCGGTGCCAAATGTGGGCAGAACTCTTCCAGAACAATTGTCCTGATCTTAATGATAttgctttatattttttccctGCTGATAATATTGAGAG ATCCAAAGGGAACATTGCCTGTCTGATTGAGCTGATGGAGGTCCAAAGTTCAATGATGAGAAGCTGCATTGATGGTGTGGAGTTGCTGATATTTACATCGAAGCAGCTGCATATGGACTCACAGG TGGCAGAATACTTCTTGTGGGGAGTCTTTCACGCAGTAGAAAACAATCAGACTCTTGACAAGTCAGATGAGGAAGGCACTCCATTCATTTCTCCTTTGGAATGTGTAAGCAATGACCCCACGAGCATGGAGAACGGTGAAGCAGTTGATATGGAAATTGATATGGTAGGTGGGGAGAATGTGGGGAGAGTTGATATTGTTGTTTCAAAAGATGCATCTACGAGACTCTCTGGAATTTCTGAGGAAGAAACTGTAACTGGGAGTACCTTGAAGACGTCtgaaaaaaagattttaaatgtCTCTGCTTTGTCTTCTGGGGATATTGACAAAACTAGAAGTGACTTTTCTTTGGAGCTCCCCTTGCAAAGCTCAAATGGGAAGCGTTTCACTGTGGATGAATTTGGTGTTCCGCGTTTCACTGTGGACCAACTTGGCATTCCTCGAGGCTTTGAGAAGATTGCAAGAACAAAATTGAAAGATACTTCATGTCAGATCATAATGACAACGGAAAAACCTCTTCTGGTTAGTGAGAGAACCAAGGTTTCTGTAAAGAAGGAAATATACTTCTTAAGGCAGTCTCAAGATTAA
- the LOC132175600 gene encoding uncharacterized protein LOC132175600 isoform X3, translating into MWVNLQWIPEDWICESCLSNNIVSLEASRKKDTIRTMPLDSPDVVCHESIHTLGPSSRGRASSRRQKTVETGKVKFIPTEEVIRLSSRATEKGNPLRLKIHDSVGPSGLVKFPRHGGVHSMTNQQTPKALKKLEEPKAPVTFTKEYGRKEHLVAAFASAKVVQTFETNVEKATNKASCASSPSKKCLPVVSTGKGPLIAATEELVMKKPLMEALIPAKEVETSNMKTQNAINKASHTPSPSRHSSPIVNSEKLALVDLEEDISGELPMDPPIAKEHETSTMKTGSNTNKASCTFSPLMHTSPIVTPGGNFKAVAECKNSAVEERDLLNILPKFKLCHNNLPSLHVTWKGDFLFTATPIKSYGGLQARPPFTVSRKALEFSKRMPPVLQVQLLPRCQISKGNIACLIELMEVQSSMMRSCIDGVELLIFTSKQLHMDSQVAEYFLWGVFHAVENNQTLDKSDEEGTPFISPLECVSNDPTSMENGEAVDMEIDMVGGENVGRVDIVVSKDASTRLSGISEEETVTGSTLKTSEKKILNVSALSSGDIDKTRSDFSLELPLQSSNGKRFTVDEFGVPRFTVDQLGIPRGFEKIARTKLKDTSCQIIMTTEKPLLVSERTKVSVKKEIYFLRQSQD; encoded by the exons ATGTGGGTTAATCTCCAATGGATCCCAGAAGACTGGATTTGTGAATCATGTTTGTCAAACAACATAGTTTCATTAGAAGCTAGTAGGAAGAAAGACACGATAAGAACCATGCCATTGGATTCTCCTGACGTTGTTTGCCATGAAAGTATTCATACATTAGGTCCCAGTTCACGGGGGCGGGCTTCTTCTAGAAGGCAAAAGACAGTTGAAACTGGCAAAGTGAAGTTCATTCCTACTGAGGAAGTAATTAGGCTGTCATCAAGAGCCACTGAAAAAGGAAATCCTTTAAGGTTAAAAATACATGATAGTGTTGGACCTTCAGGACTTGTGAAGTTTCCTAGGCATGGTGGAGTGCATTCAATGACTAATCAACAGACGCctaaagcattaaaaaaattagaag AACCAAAGGCTCCAGTCACTTTCACAAAGGAATATGGTCGCAAGGAACACCTGGTAGCTGCCTTTGCATCTGCTAAAGTAGTTCAAACCTTTGAAACTAATGTGGAGAAGGCTACAAATAAAGCATCATGTGCATCTTCACCATCAAAAAAATGTCTGCCTGTTGTCAGTACAG GGAAAGGGCCTCTTATAGCTGCTACAGAAGAGCTTGTTATGAAGAAACCATTGATGGAAGCTCTTATTCCTGCCAAAGAAGTTGAAACTTCTAATATGAAGACACAGAATGCTATAAATAAAGCATCACATACACCTTCACCATCAAGACATTCTTCACCTATTGTCAACTCAG AAAAACTGGCTCTCGTGGATTTGGAGGAGGATATTTCTGGAGAACTACCAATGGATCCCCCAATTGCTAAAGAACATGAAACTTCTACAATGAAGACAGGGAGCAATACAAACAAAGCATCATGCACATTTTCACCACTGATGCATACTTCGCCAATTGTCACTCCAG GTGGTAACTTCAAAGCTGTTGCTGAATGTAAGAACTCTGCTGTTGAAGAAAGAGACTTGCTGAATATTTTACCCAAATTCAAGCTATGTCATAATAATCTCCCGTCTCTACATGTTACTTGGAA GGGAGACTTTCTTTTTACTGCTACACCTATTAAATCTTATGGTGGTCTCCAGGCTCGACCTCCATTTACTGTCAGTCGGAAAGCCTTGGAGTTTTCAAAAAGAATGCCTCCAGTCCTTCAGGTTCAGCTGCTTCCTCGGTGCCAAAT ATCCAAAGGGAACATTGCCTGTCTGATTGAGCTGATGGAGGTCCAAAGTTCAATGATGAGAAGCTGCATTGATGGTGTGGAGTTGCTGATATTTACATCGAAGCAGCTGCATATGGACTCACAGG TGGCAGAATACTTCTTGTGGGGAGTCTTTCACGCAGTAGAAAACAATCAGACTCTTGACAAGTCAGATGAGGAAGGCACTCCATTCATTTCTCCTTTGGAATGTGTAAGCAATGACCCCACGAGCATGGAGAACGGTGAAGCAGTTGATATGGAAATTGATATGGTAGGTGGGGAGAATGTGGGGAGAGTTGATATTGTTGTTTCAAAAGATGCATCTACGAGACTCTCTGGAATTTCTGAGGAAGAAACTGTAACTGGGAGTACCTTGAAGACGTCtgaaaaaaagattttaaatgtCTCTGCTTTGTCTTCTGGGGATATTGACAAAACTAGAAGTGACTTTTCTTTGGAGCTCCCCTTGCAAAGCTCAAATGGGAAGCGTTTCACTGTGGATGAATTTGGTGTTCCGCGTTTCACTGTGGACCAACTTGGCATTCCTCGAGGCTTTGAGAAGATTGCAAGAACAAAATTGAAAGATACTTCATGTCAGATCATAATGACAACGGAAAAACCTCTTCTGGTTAGTGAGAGAACCAAGGTTTCTGTAAAGAAGGAAATATACTTCTTAAGGCAGTCTCAAGATTAA
- the LOC132175789 gene encoding uncharacterized protein LOC132175789 — MLRRNIRLRREYLYRKSLEGKERVLYEKKRKIKEALQEGKPIPTELRNEEAELRHQIELEDENTAVPKTHIDDEYANASERDPKILITTSRNPSGPLTQFVKELKVVFPNAQRMNRGGQVIKEIIETCRANDFTDVILVHEHRGVPDGMTISHLPFGPTAYFGLLNVVTRHDLKDRKGIGKMSEACPHLILNKFSTKLGERTANILQHLFPVPKPDTKRIITFANESDYISFRHHVYEKPGGPKSIELKEVGPRFEMRPYQIKLGTLDQDEAQTEWIIRPFMNTAKKRKFLGD; from the exons ATGTTGCGAAGAAACATACGGTTGAGGAGAGAGTATTTGTACAGGAAGAGCTTGGAAGGCAAAGAACGCGTGCTCTATGAGAAAAAGCGAAAGATCAAAGAAGCTCTACAAG AGGGAAAGCCAATTCCCACGGAGCTACGGAACGAGGAGGCGGAGCTTCGGCACCAAATCGAGCTTGAGGACGAAAACACAGCTG TCCCGAAGACGCACATTGATGATGAATACGCAAATGCATCAGAAAGAGATCCTAAAATTTTGATAACTACGTCTCGTAATCCAAGTGGTCCACTTACACAGTTTGTAAAG GAATTGAAGGTTGTCTTTCCTAATGCACAGCGAATGAATCGTGGTGGCCAG GTTATTAAAGAGATTATTGAAACTTGCCGTGCAAATGATTTTACAGATGTCATCTTAGTTCATGAACATCGTGGTGTGCCAGATGGTATGACTATAAGCCATCTACCTTTTGGTCCAACTGCATATTTTGGATTACTCAATGTG GTTACCAGACACGACCTTAAAGACAGGAAAGGCATTGGAAAAATGTCTGAGGCTTGCCCACACTTGATACTTAACAAGTTTTCAACAAAG CTGGGGGAGAGGACAGCAAACATTTTGCAGCATCTTTTTCCTGTGCCAAAGCCAGATACTAAACGCATTATAACTTTTGCCAATGAGTCTGACTATATTTCATTCAG GCATCATGTGTATGAGAAGCCTGGAGGTCCTAAATCAATTGAGCTTAAAGAAGTTGGTCCTCGCTTTGAAATGCGACCTTATCAG ATAAAATTAGGAACATTGGATCAGGATGAAGCTCAGACTGAATGGATCATCAGACCATTCATGAACACTGCCAAGAAAAGGAAGTTTCTTGGAGATTGA
- the LOC132175600 gene encoding uncharacterized protein LOC132175600 isoform X2: MWVNLQWIPEDWICESCLSNNIVSLEASRKKDTIRTMPLDSPDVVCHESIHTLGPSSRGRASSRRQKTVETGKVKFIPTEEVIRLSSRATEKGNPLRLKIHDSVGPSGLVKFPRHGGVHSMTNQQTPKALKKLEEPKAPVTFTKEYGRKEHLVAAFASAKVVQTFETNVEKATNKASCASSPSKKCLPVVSTGKGPLIAATEELVMKKPLMEALIPAKEVETSNMKTQNAINKASHTPSPSRHSSPIVNSEKLALVDLEEDISGELPMDPPIAKEHETSTMKTGSNTNKASCTFSPLMHTSPIVTPGGNFKAVAECKNSAVEERDLLNILPKFKLCHNNLPSLHVTWKGDFLFTATPIKSYGGLQARPPFTVSRKALEFSKRMPPVLQVQLLPRCQMWAELFQNNCPDLNDIALYFFPADNIERSKGNIACLIELMEVQSSMMRSCIDGVELLIFTSKQLHMDSQEYFLWGVFHAVENNQTLDKSDEEGTPFISPLECVSNDPTSMENGEAVDMEIDMVGGENVGRVDIVVSKDASTRLSGISEEETVTGSTLKTSEKKILNVSALSSGDIDKTRSDFSLELPLQSSNGKRFTVDEFGVPRFTVDQLGIPRGFEKIARTKLKDTSCQIIMTTEKPLLVSERTKVSVKKEIYFLRQSQD; encoded by the exons ATGTGGGTTAATCTCCAATGGATCCCAGAAGACTGGATTTGTGAATCATGTTTGTCAAACAACATAGTTTCATTAGAAGCTAGTAGGAAGAAAGACACGATAAGAACCATGCCATTGGATTCTCCTGACGTTGTTTGCCATGAAAGTATTCATACATTAGGTCCCAGTTCACGGGGGCGGGCTTCTTCTAGAAGGCAAAAGACAGTTGAAACTGGCAAAGTGAAGTTCATTCCTACTGAGGAAGTAATTAGGCTGTCATCAAGAGCCACTGAAAAAGGAAATCCTTTAAGGTTAAAAATACATGATAGTGTTGGACCTTCAGGACTTGTGAAGTTTCCTAGGCATGGTGGAGTGCATTCAATGACTAATCAACAGACGCctaaagcattaaaaaaattagaag AACCAAAGGCTCCAGTCACTTTCACAAAGGAATATGGTCGCAAGGAACACCTGGTAGCTGCCTTTGCATCTGCTAAAGTAGTTCAAACCTTTGAAACTAATGTGGAGAAGGCTACAAATAAAGCATCATGTGCATCTTCACCATCAAAAAAATGTCTGCCTGTTGTCAGTACAG GGAAAGGGCCTCTTATAGCTGCTACAGAAGAGCTTGTTATGAAGAAACCATTGATGGAAGCTCTTATTCCTGCCAAAGAAGTTGAAACTTCTAATATGAAGACACAGAATGCTATAAATAAAGCATCACATACACCTTCACCATCAAGACATTCTTCACCTATTGTCAACTCAG AAAAACTGGCTCTCGTGGATTTGGAGGAGGATATTTCTGGAGAACTACCAATGGATCCCCCAATTGCTAAAGAACATGAAACTTCTACAATGAAGACAGGGAGCAATACAAACAAAGCATCATGCACATTTTCACCACTGATGCATACTTCGCCAATTGTCACTCCAG GTGGTAACTTCAAAGCTGTTGCTGAATGTAAGAACTCTGCTGTTGAAGAAAGAGACTTGCTGAATATTTTACCCAAATTCAAGCTATGTCATAATAATCTCCCGTCTCTACATGTTACTTGGAA GGGAGACTTTCTTTTTACTGCTACACCTATTAAATCTTATGGTGGTCTCCAGGCTCGACCTCCATTTACTGTCAGTCGGAAAGCCTTGGAGTTTTCAAAAAGAATGCCTCCAGTCCTTCAGGTTCAGCTGCTTCCTCGGTGCCAAATGTGGGCAGAACTCTTCCAGAACAATTGTCCTGATCTTAATGATAttgctttatattttttccctGCTGATAATATTGAGAG ATCCAAAGGGAACATTGCCTGTCTGATTGAGCTGATGGAGGTCCAAAGTTCAATGATGAGAAGCTGCATTGATGGTGTGGAGTTGCTGATATTTACATCGAAGCAGCTGCATATGGACTCACAGG AATACTTCTTGTGGGGAGTCTTTCACGCAGTAGAAAACAATCAGACTCTTGACAAGTCAGATGAGGAAGGCACTCCATTCATTTCTCCTTTGGAATGTGTAAGCAATGACCCCACGAGCATGGAGAACGGTGAAGCAGTTGATATGGAAATTGATATGGTAGGTGGGGAGAATGTGGGGAGAGTTGATATTGTTGTTTCAAAAGATGCATCTACGAGACTCTCTGGAATTTCTGAGGAAGAAACTGTAACTGGGAGTACCTTGAAGACGTCtgaaaaaaagattttaaatgtCTCTGCTTTGTCTTCTGGGGATATTGACAAAACTAGAAGTGACTTTTCTTTGGAGCTCCCCTTGCAAAGCTCAAATGGGAAGCGTTTCACTGTGGATGAATTTGGTGTTCCGCGTTTCACTGTGGACCAACTTGGCATTCCTCGAGGCTTTGAGAAGATTGCAAGAACAAAATTGAAAGATACTTCATGTCAGATCATAATGACAACGGAAAAACCTCTTCTGGTTAGTGAGAGAACCAAGGTTTCTGTAAAGAAGGAAATATACTTCTTAAGGCAGTCTCAAGATTAA